A window of the Streptomyces sp. Ag109_O5-10 genome harbors these coding sequences:
- a CDS encoding cold-shock protein: MAQGTVKWFNAEKGYGFIAVDGGADVFVHYSAIQMDGYRTLEEGQRVDFEISQGQKGPQADMVRLATS, from the coding sequence ATGGCTCAGGGCACCGTCAAGTGGTTCAACGCGGAGAAGGGGTACGGCTTCATCGCGGTCGACGGTGGTGCGGATGTTTTCGTCCACTACAGCGCGATTCAGATGGACGGCTACCGCACCCTCGAGGAAGGTCAGCGGGTCGATTTCGAGATCTCGCAGGGCCAGAAGGGGCCGCAGGCGGACATGGTCCGGCTGGCGACCAGCTGA
- the thrC gene encoding threonine synthase, which produces MAVQTVASTTDSTVDLGPAAALSCRECGHRVPLGPVFACEECFGPLEIAYDFSAYDTEELRKRIEAGPANIWRYAPLLPVPADVATKPNINPGWTKLVKADNLARELGVTGGLYVKDDSGNPTHSFKDRVVAQAVEAARAFGYTTLSCSSTGNLAGAVGAAAARAGLRSCVFIPHDLEQGKVVMAAIYGGELVGIEGNYDDVNRFCSELIGDPAGEGWGFVNVNLRPYYAEGSKTLAYEICEQLGWEIPDQLVVPIASGSQLTKIDKGLQELIKLGLVEDKPYKIFGAQAEGCSPVSVAYKEGHDVVRPQKPNTIAKSLAIGNPADGPYVLDIARRTGGAVEDVTDEQVVDAIKLLARTEGIFAETAGGVTVGVTKKLIENGLIDPAKSVVVLNTGDGLKTLDAVAGTGLTATIRPSLESFHEAGLA; this is translated from the coding sequence ATGGCTGTGCAGACTGTTGCAAGCACCACGGACTCCACCGTCGATCTCGGTCCCGCCGCTGCCCTGAGCTGCCGCGAGTGCGGTCACCGGGTGCCCCTCGGCCCGGTGTTCGCCTGCGAGGAGTGTTTCGGCCCGCTGGAGATCGCGTACGACTTCTCGGCCTATGACACCGAGGAGCTCCGCAAGCGGATCGAAGCGGGTCCCGCGAACATCTGGCGCTACGCGCCGCTGCTGCCCGTCCCCGCGGACGTGGCGACCAAGCCGAACATCAACCCCGGCTGGACCAAGCTCGTCAAGGCGGACAACCTGGCCAGGGAGCTGGGGGTCACCGGCGGGCTGTACGTGAAGGACGACTCCGGCAACCCGACGCACTCCTTCAAGGACCGCGTCGTCGCCCAGGCCGTCGAGGCCGCCCGCGCCTTCGGCTACACCACCCTCTCCTGCTCCTCCACCGGCAACCTGGCCGGCGCCGTCGGTGCCGCCGCCGCCCGGGCCGGCCTCCGCTCCTGCGTGTTCATCCCGCACGACCTGGAGCAGGGCAAGGTCGTCATGGCCGCGATCTACGGCGGCGAACTCGTCGGCATCGAGGGCAACTACGACGACGTGAACCGGTTCTGCTCCGAGCTGATCGGCGACCCGGCGGGCGAGGGCTGGGGCTTCGTCAACGTCAACCTGCGGCCGTACTACGCGGAGGGCTCCAAGACCCTGGCGTACGAGATCTGCGAGCAGCTCGGCTGGGAGATCCCGGACCAGCTGGTCGTCCCGATCGCCTCGGGCTCGCAGCTCACGAAGATCGACAAGGGGCTGCAGGAGCTGATCAAGCTCGGTCTGGTCGAGGACAAGCCGTACAAGATCTTCGGCGCCCAGGCCGAGGGGTGCTCGCCGGTGTCGGTGGCCTACAAGGAGGGCCACGACGTGGTCCGCCCGCAGAAGCCGAACACCATCGCCAAGTCCCTCGCCATCGGCAACCCGGCCGACGGGCCGTACGTCCTCGACATCGCGCGGCGCACCGGCGGTGCGGTGGAGGACGTCACCGACGAGCAGGTCGTCGACGCCATCAAGCTGCTCGCGCGGACCGAGGGAATCTTCGCGGAAACCGCCGGCGGAGTGACGGTTGGAGTCACCAAAAAGCTCATTGAGAATGGGTTGATTGATCCGGCCAAGTCGGTCGTTGTACTCAACACCGGTGATGGACTCAAGACGCTGGACGCGGTGGCGGGAACCGGACTCACCGCGACCATTCGCCCGAGTCTGGAGTCTTTCCACGAGGCCGGGCTCGCCTGA
- a CDS encoding MoaD/ThiS family protein, with protein MSVTVRIPTILRTYTGGQAEVAAEGTTLGEVISDLEKNHTGISARVLDDQGKLRRFVNVYVNDDDVRFEQGLETATPDGAGVSIIPAVAGG; from the coding sequence GTGAGCGTCACCGTTCGCATCCCCACCATCCTGCGCACCTACACCGGTGGCCAGGCCGAGGTCGCCGCCGAAGGGACCACCCTCGGCGAGGTCATCTCGGACCTGGAGAAGAACCACACCGGTATCTCCGCGCGGGTTCTGGACGACCAGGGCAAGCTGCGCCGGTTCGTCAACGTGTACGTCAACGACGACGACGTGCGCTTCGAGCAGGGCCTGGAGACCGCCACCCCGGACGGCGCGGGCGTCTCCATCATCCCGGCCGTCGCCGGCGGCTGA
- a CDS encoding NADH:flavin oxidoreductase, translated as MTVTTPPASRAAEILARPIALNGLTVPNRIVMAPMTRQFSPGGVPGEDVVSYYSRRAAAGVGLIVTEGTYVGHDSAGGSSRVPRFHGEEQLAGWAKVAEGVHAAGGTIVPQLWHIGMVRKQGQAPVADAPAVGPSGIRLDGTEGEGKAMTSQDLDDVIRAFAEAAAAAERIGFDGVELHGAHGYLLDQFLWAGTNRRTDAYGGDPVARTKFAAEIVAAVRDSVSPEFPVIFRYSQWKSDNYDARLAETPEELEAILTPLAAAGVDVFHASTRRYWLPEFDGSDLNLAGWTKKLTGRPTITVGSVGLDGDFIKAFAGEGSEIRGIDDLLDSLERDEYDMVAVGRALLQDPEWAAKVLAGRTDELTSYDASALKTLS; from the coding sequence GTGACCGTCACCACGCCCCCCGCCTCCCGCGCAGCCGAGATCCTCGCCCGTCCCATCGCCCTGAACGGGCTCACGGTCCCCAACCGGATCGTGATGGCGCCGATGACCCGCCAGTTCAGCCCCGGCGGCGTCCCCGGCGAGGACGTGGTCTCGTACTACTCGCGCCGGGCCGCAGCCGGTGTCGGTCTGATCGTGACCGAGGGGACGTACGTCGGTCACGACTCGGCGGGAGGCAGCAGCCGCGTTCCGCGGTTCCACGGCGAGGAGCAGCTGGCGGGCTGGGCGAAGGTCGCCGAGGGCGTGCACGCGGCCGGCGGCACCATCGTGCCGCAGCTGTGGCACATCGGCATGGTCCGCAAGCAGGGCCAGGCACCGGTCGCGGACGCGCCCGCCGTCGGTCCCTCCGGCATCCGCCTGGACGGCACCGAGGGCGAGGGCAAGGCGATGACGTCGCAGGACCTCGACGACGTCATCCGCGCGTTCGCCGAGGCCGCGGCCGCCGCCGAGCGCATCGGCTTCGACGGCGTCGAACTGCACGGCGCCCACGGCTACCTGCTCGACCAGTTCCTGTGGGCGGGCACCAACCGACGCACCGACGCCTACGGCGGCGACCCGGTCGCCCGTACGAAGTTCGCCGCGGAGATCGTGGCCGCCGTACGCGACTCGGTCTCCCCGGAGTTCCCGGTCATCTTCCGCTACTCGCAGTGGAAGTCCGACAACTACGACGCCCGCCTCGCCGAGACCCCCGAGGAGCTGGAGGCGATCCTCACCCCGCTGGCCGCCGCCGGCGTCGACGTCTTCCACGCCTCCACCCGCCGCTACTGGCTCCCCGAGTTCGACGGCTCCGACCTCAACCTGGCCGGCTGGACCAAGAAGCTCACCGGCAGGCCCACCATCACCGTCGGCTCGGTCGGCCTCGACGGCGACTTCATCAAGGCCTTCGCGGGCGAGGGCTCCGAGATCAGGGGCATCGACGACCTCCTCGACAGCCTGGAGCGCGACGAGTACGACATGGTCGCCGTGGGCCGCGCCCTCCTCCAGGACCCCGAGTGGGCGGCGAAGGTCCTGGCCGGCCGCACGGACGAACTCACCTCCTACGACGCGTCAGCACTGAAGACCCTGAGCTGA
- the groL gene encoding chaperonin GroEL (60 kDa chaperone family; promotes refolding of misfolded polypeptides especially under stressful conditions; forms two stacked rings of heptamers to form a barrel-shaped 14mer; ends can be capped by GroES; misfolded proteins enter the barrel where they are refolded when GroES binds) has translation MAKIIAFDEEARRGLERGMNQLADAVKVTLGPKGRNVVLEKKWGAPTITNDGVSIAKEIELEDPYEKIGAELVKEVAKKTDDVAGDGTTTATVLAQALVREGLRNVAAGANPMALKRGIEKAVEAVSGALLEQAKDVETKEQIASTASISAADTQIGELIAEAMDKVGKEGVITVEESQTFGLELELTEGMRFDKGYISAYFATDMERMEAVLDDPYILIANSKISSVKDLLPLLEKVMQSGKPLLIIAEDVEGEALSTLVVNKIRGTFKSVAVKAPGFGDRRKAMLNDIAILTGGEVISEEVGLKLENTTLDLLGRARKVVITKDETTIVDGAGSTEQVQGRVNQIRAEIEQSDSDYDREKLQERLAKLAGGVAVIKAGAATEVELKERKHRIEDAVRNAKAAVEEGIVAGGGVALLQASQVFEKLELEGDEATGAQAVKLALEAPLKQIAVNAGLEGGVVVEKVRNLTPGHGLNAATGEYVDLVAEGIIDPAKVTRSALQNAASIAALFLTTEAVIADKPEKAAAAAPGGMPGGDMDF, from the coding sequence ATGGCCAAGATCATCGCGTTCGACGAGGAGGCGCGGCGCGGCCTTGAGCGCGGTATGAACCAGCTCGCCGACGCCGTCAAGGTCACCCTCGGCCCCAAGGGCCGCAACGTCGTCCTTGAGAAGAAGTGGGGCGCCCCCACGATCACCAACGATGGTGTGTCCATCGCCAAGGAGATCGAGCTGGAGGACCCGTACGAGAAGATCGGCGCCGAGCTGGTCAAGGAAGTCGCCAAGAAGACGGACGACGTCGCCGGTGACGGTACGACCACCGCGACCGTGCTCGCCCAGGCCCTGGTCCGCGAGGGCCTGCGCAACGTGGCCGCCGGTGCCAACCCGATGGCCCTGAAGCGCGGCATCGAGAAGGCCGTCGAGGCCGTCTCCGGTGCCCTGCTGGAGCAGGCGAAGGACGTCGAGACCAAGGAGCAGATCGCCTCCACGGCCTCCATCTCCGCCGCCGACACCCAGATCGGCGAGCTCATCGCCGAGGCCATGGACAAGGTCGGCAAGGAAGGCGTCATCACCGTCGAGGAGTCCCAGACCTTCGGTCTGGAGCTGGAGCTCACCGAGGGTATGCGCTTCGACAAGGGCTACATCTCGGCGTACTTCGCCACCGACATGGAGCGTATGGAGGCCGTCCTCGACGACCCGTACATCCTGATCGCGAACTCCAAGATCTCCTCGGTCAAGGACCTGCTCCCGCTCCTGGAGAAGGTCATGCAGTCGGGCAAGCCGCTGCTGATCATCGCCGAGGACGTCGAGGGCGAGGCCCTGTCGACCCTGGTCGTCAACAAGATCCGCGGCACCTTCAAGTCCGTCGCCGTCAAGGCCCCGGGCTTCGGCGACCGCCGCAAGGCGATGCTGAACGACATCGCCATCCTCACCGGCGGCGAGGTCATCTCCGAGGAGGTCGGTCTCAAGCTCGAGAACACGACCCTCGACCTGCTGGGCCGCGCCCGCAAGGTCGTCATCACCAAGGACGAGACCACCATCGTCGACGGCGCCGGCTCCACCGAGCAGGTCCAGGGCCGGGTCAACCAGATCCGCGCCGAGATCGAGCAGTCCGACTCGGACTACGACCGCGAGAAGCTCCAGGAGCGCCTGGCCAAGCTCGCCGGTGGCGTCGCCGTCATCAAGGCCGGTGCCGCGACCGAGGTCGAGCTCAAGGAGCGCAAGCACCGCATCGAGGACGCCGTGCGCAACGCCAAGGCGGCCGTGGAGGAGGGCATCGTCGCCGGTGGTGGCGTGGCCCTGCTCCAGGCCTCCCAGGTCTTCGAGAAGCTGGAGCTGGAGGGTGACGAGGCGACCGGCGCGCAGGCCGTGAAGCTCGCGCTCGAGGCCCCGCTGAAGCAGATCGCCGTCAACGCCGGCCTCGAGGGCGGTGTCGTGGTGGAGAAGGTCCGCAACCTCACCCCGGGCCACGGCCTGAACGCCGCGACCGGTGAGTACGTCGACCTGGTCGCCGAGGGCATCATCGACCCGGCGAAGGTGACCCGCTCTGCCCTGCAGAACGCCGCCTCCATCGCCGCGCTGTTCCTCACCACCGAGGCCGTCATCGCCGACAAGCCGGAGAAGGCCGCCGCGGCCGCTCCGGGCGGCATGCCGGGCGGTGACATGGACTTCTGA
- a CDS encoding glucosyl-3-phosphoglycerate synthase, producing the protein MLEEVERWLATRSWSVTDRPLHRIMAAKRSSGQTVSVVLPALNEEETVGDIVAIIRHDLMQQVPLVDEIVVVDSGSTDRTAAVAAAAGARVVHRDAILPRIPAVPGKGEVLWRSLLVTTGDIVCFVDADLREFSSDFVTGIVGPLLTEPGVDLVKAMYDRPLGGAAGQGGRVTELMARPLLNMHWPQLAGFVQPLGGEYAARRSLLEQLPFPVGYGIELGMLVDALHLAGLDALAQVDVGVRKHRHQDGQALGRMSAAIYRTAQLRLARGHLIRPSLTQFERGEDGFEPRTYSVDTEERPPMVEITEYAERKVA; encoded by the coding sequence GTGCTGGAAGAAGTCGAGCGCTGGCTGGCCACCCGCTCCTGGTCCGTAACCGATCGTCCCCTGCACCGGATCATGGCCGCCAAAAGGTCCTCCGGGCAGACGGTCAGCGTCGTGCTGCCCGCGCTCAACGAGGAGGAGACCGTCGGCGACATCGTCGCGATCATCCGCCACGACCTGATGCAGCAGGTGCCGCTCGTCGACGAGATCGTGGTCGTCGACTCCGGCTCCACCGACCGTACGGCGGCCGTCGCCGCGGCCGCCGGCGCCCGCGTCGTGCACCGCGACGCGATCCTGCCCCGCATCCCCGCCGTCCCCGGCAAGGGCGAGGTCCTCTGGCGCTCCCTCCTGGTCACCACCGGGGACATCGTGTGCTTCGTCGACGCCGACCTGCGGGAGTTCTCCTCCGACTTCGTCACCGGCATCGTCGGCCCGCTCCTCACCGAGCCGGGCGTGGACCTCGTCAAGGCGATGTACGACCGCCCGCTCGGCGGCGCCGCCGGGCAGGGCGGCCGGGTCACCGAGCTGATGGCCCGCCCGCTGCTGAACATGCACTGGCCGCAGCTGGCGGGCTTCGTCCAGCCGCTCGGCGGCGAGTACGCGGCCCGCCGCTCGCTGCTGGAACAGCTCCCCTTCCCGGTCGGCTACGGCATCGAGCTGGGCATGCTGGTCGACGCCCTGCACCTGGCCGGCCTGGACGCCCTCGCGCAGGTCGACGTCGGCGTCCGCAAGCACCGCCACCAGGACGGCCAGGCCCTCGGCCGGATGTCCGCCGCGATCTACCGCACCGCCCAGCTCCGGCTGGCCCGCGGCCACCTGATCCGGCCCTCGCTCACCCAGTTCGAACGGGGCGAGGACGGCTTCGAACCGCGCACGTACTCGGTGGACACGGAGGAACGGCCGCCGATGGTGGAGATCACGGAGTACGCCGAGCGCAAGGTGGCGTGA